One genomic region from Rosa rugosa chromosome 1, drRosRugo1.1, whole genome shotgun sequence encodes:
- the LOC133738092 gene encoding beta-galactosidase 3-like isoform X2 — MELNFYRNYHVCRNYIPFIQWSPWIFQRICFCPNNIFSPLHNVACLPDCEIVVFNIAKVELQTSQKQFFPTNSELWSWETFSEDISSWTGDTTLTVIGFLDQLNITIDPNDYLRYTTR, encoded by the exons ATGGAGCTGAACTTCTATCG CAATTACCATGTTTGTCGAAATTACATTCCCTTTATTCAGTGGTCTCCTTGGATTTTTCAGAGGATTTGCTTTTGCCCCAACAACATATTTT CTCCCTTGCATAATGTGGCTTGCCTTCCAGACTGCGAAATTGTTGTATTCAACATTGCCAAA GTGGAACTTCAGACATCCCAAAAACAATTTTTTCCCACCAACTCTGAGTTGTGGTCATGGGAAACCTTCAGTGAAGACATTTCTTCATGGACAGGTGATACAACTCTCACAGTCATTGGTTTCTTAGATCAGTTGAACATCACTATAGACCCCAATGATTATCTACGGTACACCACCAGGTGA
- the LOC133738092 gene encoding beta-galactosidase 3-like isoform X1 yields the protein MGCRARVEYRVAEDLNSIKSMLLAIASSSSWIYVNDLKLTFRCSNYHVCRNYIPFIQWSPWIFQRICFCPNNIFSPLHNVACLPDCEIVVFNIAKVELQTSQKQFFPTNSELWSWETFSEDISSWTGDTTLTVIGFLDQLNITIDPNDYLRYTTR from the exons ATGGGCTGCCGAGCTAGAGTGGAATATAGGGTAGCGGAGGACCTTAATTCCATCAAGTCTATGCTATTGGCTATTGCTTCGAGTTCAAGCTGGATATACGTTAATGATTTAAAATTGACATTTCGTTGCAGCAATTACCATGTTTGTCGAAATTACATTCCCTTTATTCAGTGGTCTCCTTGGATTTTTCAGAGGATTTGCTTTTGCCCCAACAACATATTTT CTCCCTTGCATAATGTGGCTTGCCTTCCAGACTGCGAAATTGTTGTATTCAACATTGCCAAA GTGGAACTTCAGACATCCCAAAAACAATTTTTTCCCACCAACTCTGAGTTGTGGTCATGGGAAACCTTCAGTGAAGACATTTCTTCATGGACAGGTGATACAACTCTCACAGTCATTGGTTTCTTAGATCAGTTGAACATCACTATAGACCCCAATGATTATCTACGGTACACCACCAGGTGA
- the LOC133726908 gene encoding umecyanin-like → PTQTMNMKYVIVLVIAIAAIAEGAIYTVGDDMGWMVPPTPDYYASWVSKYYFVENDTIVFNFDEGQHDITVLTKEDFDACNMTNPLFQTPEPGAVSVEASDTFYFTCSFGQHCANGQKFAIYFASAPLPPSPSPSASAAADQSLETRLFKFVSEKKGN, encoded by the exons CCAACTCAAACCATGAATATGAAGTATGTGATCGTGCTTGTCATAGCAATTGCAGCAATCGCAGAAGGCGCAATATACACTGTAGGAGACGACATGGGCTGGATGGTTCCTCCCACTCCCGACTATTATGCTTCATGGGTTTCCAAGTATTACTTTGTGGAGAACGATACTATAG TGTTTAACTTTGACGAAGGACAGCATGACATCACTGTACTAACCAAGGAAGACTTCGACGCCTGCAACATGACGAATCCCTTGTTTCAAACCCCAGAACCAGGTGCAGTTTCGGTTGAAGCGAGCGACACGTTTTACTTCACGTGCAGCTTTGGTCAGCACTGCGCTAATGGGCAAAAGTTCGCCATTTATTTTGCCTCTGCACCTTTGCCTCCCAGTCCGAGTCCGAGTGCATCTGCTGCTGCTGATCAATCTCTGGAAACCCGGCTGTTCAAGTTTGTGTCGGAAAAGAAGGGTAACTAG